The following proteins are encoded in a genomic region of Paenibacillus sp. FSL H3-0469:
- a CDS encoding M3 family oligoendopeptidase, protein MKFSEYVYERPDVAQFKQEFTTLLKDLETGNLEEQKAAVTAINKLRSRFDTMETLVSVRHSIDTEDAFYKAEQDYMDETGPVIQEYITDYYRALVNSKYRAEFEQEWGTQLLSLAEISLRTFSPEVIEDLQLENKLSSEYSQLIASAKIMFQGEERTLAQLIPFDSSTDREVRKGVFEARNAFMAEHEPEFDRIYDELVKVRAGIAAKLGYKSFVELGYDRMGRTDYNAEMVAGFRKQVHEHIVPVAGKLKQRQRERLQLDGLKFYDEGIKFNSGNATPKGDPDWIVANGAKMYQEMSPQTGEFFTFMQENGLMDLVSKKGKEFGGYCTFFSDYRAPFIFSNFNGTAGDIDVLTHEVGHAFQVYSSRNMAVPEYAFPTSEAAEIHSMSMEFFAWPWMDLFFKEEADKYRFNHLADSLEFIPYGVSVDEFQHFVYEHPEATPQERKQAWRDIERKYLPHRDYDGNAYLEQGGFWHKQAHIFRSPFYYIDYTLAQLCAFQFWKRSNEDFTSAWPDYLKLCQAGGSRSFTELVKLAGLTSPFEDGCIGSVIGEIEGWLNSIDDKAL, encoded by the coding sequence ATGAAATTCTCAGAATATGTATACGAACGACCGGATGTGGCTCAATTCAAGCAGGAGTTCACCACTCTGCTGAAGGACCTGGAGACAGGCAATCTGGAGGAGCAAAAGGCTGCCGTGACAGCAATCAATAAGCTGCGCAGCCGCTTCGATACGATGGAGACCCTCGTGAGTGTCCGCCACTCCATCGATACGGAGGATGCATTCTACAAGGCAGAGCAGGACTATATGGACGAGACCGGACCGGTGATCCAGGAGTATATCACGGATTATTACAGAGCCCTCGTCAACTCCAAGTATAGAGCCGAGTTCGAGCAGGAATGGGGAACACAGCTCCTAAGCTTGGCCGAGATCTCACTGCGCACCTTCAGCCCTGAAGTCATTGAAGATCTGCAGCTGGAGAATAAGCTGTCCTCCGAATATTCCCAATTGATCGCGTCCGCCAAAATCATGTTCCAGGGCGAAGAACGCACGCTGGCACAGCTGATTCCGTTCGATTCTTCCACGGACCGTGAAGTTCGTAAAGGTGTATTCGAGGCCCGCAATGCCTTCATGGCAGAGCATGAACCCGAATTCGACCGGATCTATGACGAGCTGGTGAAGGTCCGGGCAGGAATCGCTGCCAAGCTGGGGTACAAGAGCTTCGTGGAGCTCGGGTATGACCGGATGGGACGTACCGATTACAATGCTGAGATGGTGGCGGGCTTCCGCAAGCAGGTGCATGAGCATATCGTGCCGGTTGCGGGGAAGCTGAAGCAGCGCCAGCGCGAACGCCTTCAGCTGGACGGACTGAAATTTTACGATGAGGGCATTAAGTTCAATTCCGGCAACGCGACCCCTAAGGGAGACCCGGACTGGATCGTGGCGAATGGTGCGAAGATGTACCAGGAGATGTCCCCGCAGACCGGTGAATTCTTCACCTTCATGCAGGAGAACGGGCTGATGGATCTGGTCAGCAAAAAAGGCAAGGAATTCGGCGGCTACTGCACCTTCTTCAGCGACTACCGTGCTCCGTTTATTTTCTCCAACTTCAATGGAACCGCCGGGGATATCGATGTGCTGACCCATGAGGTCGGGCACGCGTTCCAGGTGTATTCCAGCCGGAATATGGCGGTCCCTGAATATGCATTCCCAACCTCCGAAGCCGCTGAGATTCATTCGATGAGTATGGAGTTCTTCGCCTGGCCATGGATGGACCTGTTCTTCAAGGAGGAGGCGGACAAGTACCGTTTCAACCACTTGGCTGACAGTCTGGAGTTCATTCCTTACGGCGTATCTGTCGATGAATTCCAGCATTTTGTGTACGAGCATCCGGAAGCTACGCCGCAGGAACGCAAGCAGGCTTGGCGGGACATTGAGCGGAAATATCTGCCGCACCGTGATTATGACGGTAATGCTTATCTGGAACAAGGCGGCTTCTGGCACAAGCAGGCCCATATTTTCCGCTCCCCGTTCTACTATATTGACTATACCCTGGCCCAGCTCTGCGCCTTCCAGTTCTGGAAACGCTCGAACGAGGACTTCACCTCGGCCTGGCCGGATTATCTGAAGCTCTGCCAGGCCGGAGGCAGCCGCTCCTTCACCGAGCTGGTGAAGCTTGCCGGATTAACCTCCCCGTTCGAGGATGGCTGCATCGGCTCCGTCATCGGTGAGATTGAGGGCTGGCTGAAC
- a CDS encoding CD3324 family protein, with protein sequence MQCVNAAKLLPDHLLKEIQQYIQGEALYIPTCKSKRKKWGESSGAADYYKVRNAEIRSRFQEGAELDQLCEQYGLSIDSIRKIVYSRNPQS encoded by the coding sequence ATGCAATGTGTAAATGCAGCAAAGCTGTTGCCAGACCACCTGCTGAAGGAGATTCAGCAATATATTCAAGGGGAAGCCCTGTATATCCCGACCTGCAAGAGCAAACGCAAAAAATGGGGCGAAAGCTCAGGGGCAGCCGATTACTATAAAGTCCGCAATGCTGAGATCCGTAGCCGCTTCCAAGAAGGTGCAGAGTTGGACCAATTGTGTGAGCAATACGGGTTATCGATAGATAGCATCCGCAAAATCGTATATTCCAGGAACCCGCAGAGCTGA